One Acidobacteriota bacterium DNA segment encodes these proteins:
- a CDS encoding SRPBCC domain-containing protein, protein MQKLRFTTTIDAPAEKVWKTMLDDATYRQWTEPFTAGSHFVGDWSEGSEILFLGPGPNGEMSGMVSRIKTSRPHEYIAIEHLGLVHDGRKDTTSDAVSAWAGALETYTFCETVGGTELVVEMDANEEYAGMFEDSWPKALAKLKALSEQ, encoded by the coding sequence ATGCAGAAGCTGCGGTTCACGACGACGATCGACGCTCCGGCGGAAAAGGTCTGGAAGACGATGCTGGACGATGCGACCTATCGGCAGTGGACCGAACCGTTCACGGCCGGGTCGCACTTCGTTGGTGACTGGAGTGAGGGCAGCGAGATCTTGTTCCTCGGGCCGGGGCCGAACGGCGAGATGTCGGGCATGGTGAGCCGGATCAAGACGAGTCGGCCGCACGAGTACATCGCCATCGAGCACCTGGGTCTCGTACACGACGGGAGGAAGGATACGACGAGCGATGCCGTCAGCGCCTGGGCTGGGGCGCTCGAGACCTACACGTTCTGCGAGACGGTTGGCGGCACCGAGCTCGTGGTCGAGATGGACGCGAACGAGGAGTACGCCGGAATGTTCGAGGACAGCTGGCCGAAGGCGCTGGCCAAGCTCAAGGCGCTGTCGGAGCAGTGA
- a CDS encoding VOC family protein, which translates to MNLGAFSISLAVKDLAASRAFYERFGFTVFSGDASQNWLILKNGETVIGLFQGMFDKNILTFNPGWDQSANALPGFTDVRELQRQLKAQGVEFVSEADESTTGPASFVAVDPDGNPILVDQHV; encoded by the coding sequence ATGAATCTCGGCGCATTCTCGATCAGTCTCGCGGTCAAGGACCTCGCCGCGTCGCGAGCGTTCTACGAGAGGTTCGGCTTCACCGTCTTCAGTGGCGATGCCTCGCAGAACTGGCTCATTCTGAAGAACGGTGAGACCGTCATCGGCCTTTTCCAGGGGATGTTCGACAAGAACATCCTCACGTTCAACCCGGGATGGGACCAGAGCGCGAACGCGCTGCCGGGCTTCACCGACGTCCGCGAGCTCCAGCGGCAGTTGAAGGCGCAGGGCGTCGAGTTCGTAAGCGAGGCTGACGAGAGCACGACCGGCCCCGCGAGCTTCGTCGCCGTCGACCCCGACGGCAACCCGATCCTGGTCGACCAGCACGTGTGA
- a CDS encoding cupin domain-containing protein, with translation MTSQSDATVRPASEVPAQEVKAGTATRMQLLVGPAQGETSFALRRFRMGEGGGMPFHTNRIEHQQYVLRGRARVRVGDAVHEVGPDYTLFIPAGVPHAYEVVEAPFEFLCVVPDRPDEITLVE, from the coding sequence ATGACCAGCCAGAGCGACGCCACCGTCCGGCCCGCGAGTGAGGTGCCGGCCCAGGAAGTCAAGGCGGGCACGGCCACGCGCATGCAACTGCTCGTCGGTCCGGCGCAAGGGGAGACCTCGTTCGCGCTCCGCCGATTCCGGATGGGCGAAGGCGGCGGCATGCCGTTCCATACCAATCGCATCGAGCACCAGCAGTACGTGCTGCGCGGGCGGGCGCGTGTGCGCGTCGGCGACGCGGTCCACGAAGTGGGCCCCGACTACACGCTGTTCATCCCGGCGGGCGTGCCGCACGCTTACGAGGTCGTCGAGGCACCGTTCGAGTTCCTCTGCGTGGTGCCAGACCGGCCCGACGAGATCACGCTCGTCGAATAA
- a CDS encoding cupin domain-containing protein — translation MCCPRLDARRSAAVLWALLIGIPVLTFAEEPKSSRPLVFTADDPRLEWGPCPEFLPAECRLTVLQGNPAAQNADVFLRLPPGSAIPHHWHTSAERMVLVSGELHLTYDGHDKTILRPGAYAYGPAKLPHRGSCAAGDPCVLFIAFEQPVDAVPTKAAPGQ, via the coding sequence ATGTGCTGTCCACGACTCGACGCGCGACGCTCGGCGGCGGTTCTCTGGGCCCTGCTCATCGGCATCCCCGTACTGACCTTTGCCGAGGAGCCCAAATCGTCGCGGCCCCTCGTCTTCACGGCAGACGACCCGCGTCTCGAATGGGGACCGTGCCCCGAGTTCCTGCCGGCTGAATGCCGGCTGACGGTGCTCCAGGGCAACCCGGCGGCCCAGAACGCCGACGTCTTCCTGAGACTCCCACCTGGTTCGGCGATTCCCCATCACTGGCACACGTCGGCAGAACGTATGGTCCTCGTCTCCGGCGAACTGCACCTTACGTACGACGGACACGACAAGACGATCCTCAGACCGGGTGCCTACGCGTACGGGCCCGCGAAGCTGCCACACCGCGGCTCGTGTGCAGCCGGCGACCCGTGCGTGCTGTTCATTGCGTTCGAGCAGCCGGTCGACGCGGTGCCGACGAAGGCCGCGCCGGGCCAGTAG